Part of the Labilibaculum antarcticum genome, TGTATTTATTTGTTCGCTCAAATCAGGCAAATCGATGCTAATGCCGGAGGTAATCATTTCACTTAGTTTAGATCCGGGTTGTACATCCAGCTTTTGTTTTCCCCAGTTCAGGGTAATTTGATCTTCTATTCCTCTAAGATCCGATATTCCAACAGTTAGGAAAGCTTCGTTGTATTTAATTTCTTTTAAATGATCCTCATCAATTTTAACTTTTAGATTGTATTGCCCCGAAAGTTGCATTGCGCTTCGGTACACGACAACTTCATAAATTCCCCTTTTTAATTTCTCGGGTTCTATTTTACCTGTTACTGTTAGTTGTTCGGGTAGCAGGTACAGGTATTTTGTTTTCGTGATGATCTTGCCATCTTCCACTTCATATTCATAGAGTAATGGTATTGTAAGAATCGGCCCGTTAATTTGCTGTTTTCCAGCCCATTTTTGACTGACTTCGTTTAATACTGATTGATTTAGCATTTCTCTTTCGCTGATGATCGATTTAATCATGCTTGCTGGGATCAACAACAATAGCATTAAAATGGTGATAGTACCTAATTTAAGTCCAACCGAATTTTTAATCCAGCTGTTTACTTTGTCAAATGGTGATTGGGTATCGTTCATTTTTATTTTGTTTTAAAAGTACTTTGAAATTCAAAGTAGAAGATGAAAAAAAATTATTTAAGCAATTGCTCTATGGCCTTTATGTGTTTGATAAAGGCCAATTTGCCTTCATCCGAAGCAGAATATTTAGTGTTGGGTTTTCGATCGAGGAACTCTTTTTGCACACGAATGTACTCGCTTTTTTCAAGCGACTTTAAATGGCTCGCCAAGTTACCGTCGGTAACGCCCAATAGGTTTTTAAGGGCGTTAAAATCGAGGTAGTCGTTAACCACCAAAGCCGACATGATTCCTAGTCGAATTCGGTTTTCAAAAGCTTTATTTAAATCTTTAAGTAGTTCCTTCACGACTTGTATTTTATCTCCATTATTATTCCATAAATGATATGAAGGAGACCGAATCCGATGCACCAGAAAATCAAACCATATCCTACGAAATAAGTTGCGGTCAAACCTAGTAAAATTTCAAGTATTCCCAAACTACGGATTTCGCTTATTGTGTATTTACTGGCATTTACCAATGCCAAACCGTAAAATAGTAAGGTTAGTGGTGCAATTAATCCGATGTATCCTTTTAATAAAAGGAGAAGGCAAAATACGC contains:
- a CDS encoding winged helix-turn-helix domain-containing protein; this encodes MKELLKDLNKAFENRIRLGIMSALVVNDYLDFNALKNLLGVTDGNLASHLKSLEKSEYIRVQKEFLDRKPNTKYSASDEGKLAFIKHIKAIEQLLK